In one window of Bacteroidota bacterium DNA:
- a CDS encoding acyl-CoA dehydrogenase family protein has translation MKTAVSHSRYQAEKNKVLDDSYRVSSNFYLSDKIFRNYFKSQVSVSGLKYMHDKLDSLGKEAAGKMNELSLLADKFTPELIKRNSLGENINEIRFHPSYGELMKIAVKSEMFRVKWNPELRNKFDDEKQRLGFSAGYIYSMSECGQYCPLCMTDGVARLIDLFCDEEDKNRLLPHIYTDNAGDFFTGAMFLTEKTGGSDVGANISVANHQEEKKYLLNGEKWFCSNANADLIFALARTDSTVKGTKGLSIFLVEKHLPSGERNPIDIIRIKDKLGVRSMATAECILTDSVGKLVGNEFEGFKVMTEMINLSRLYNSMAALACSRRALIEAYQFLAHRKTFGKIALEHSLIRTKFTELGALNVANFYLVWRAIRSLDLADAGNEREKELFRFINPLTKKWSAETGVYITRESMELMGGNGYIEDFVMPKLMRDVMVLPIWEGSGNIIILDMLRAMAKSKGFEILCEEITESAKSNSEFGSWLNAELMQLIAFSEKLNGLSQDEKEASAQLFFEKLTSLYQISLLIDNLNEESKQWILPSLKFLKEKYQSTDELKEVKPLSAEEVKQLIAWEF, from the coding sequence ATGAAAACTGCCGTTTCTCATTCCCGTTATCAAGCCGAAAAAAATAAAGTGCTCGATGATTCGTATCGGGTAAGCAGCAATTTTTATCTGAGCGATAAAATTTTCAGAAACTATTTCAAGAGCCAGGTTTCTGTAAGCGGCCTAAAATATATGCACGATAAATTAGATTCACTTGGAAAAGAAGCCGCAGGAAAAATGAACGAGCTTTCTCTGCTTGCCGATAAATTTACTCCTGAATTAATAAAAAGAAATTCTCTCGGGGAAAACATCAATGAAATTCGATTTCATCCGTCATACGGGGAGTTGATGAAAATCGCAGTGAAGTCAGAAATGTTCCGTGTAAAATGGAATCCTGAGCTGAGAAATAAATTTGACGATGAAAAACAACGGCTTGGTTTTTCCGCAGGATATATTTATTCCATGAGCGAGTGCGGGCAATATTGCCCGCTGTGCATGACCGATGGCGTGGCGCGCCTGATTGATTTATTCTGCGATGAAGAAGACAAAAACCGCTTGCTGCCGCATATTTATACTGACAATGCCGGTGATTTTTTCACAGGAGCCATGTTTCTCACCGAAAAAACGGGCGGCTCTGATGTAGGAGCAAATATTTCCGTTGCCAATCATCAGGAAGAAAAAAAATATTTACTCAATGGAGAAAAATGGTTTTGCAGCAACGCAAATGCCGACTTGATCTTCGCATTGGCACGAACCGATTCAACCGTCAAAGGCACAAAAGGACTTTCTATTTTTTTAGTGGAAAAGCATTTGCCTTCTGGCGAAAGAAATCCGATTGACATTATCCGCATCAAAGACAAATTAGGCGTGCGCTCCATGGCTACGGCTGAATGTATACTCACCGATTCAGTCGGAAAATTAGTGGGAAATGAATTTGAAGGATTCAAGGTGATGACAGAAATGATAAATCTTTCACGCCTGTATAATTCAATGGCTGCGCTTGCATGCTCTCGAAGAGCGTTGATTGAGGCGTATCAGTTTTTAGCGCACAGAAAAACTTTCGGAAAGATTGCTCTTGAACATTCTTTGATCCGCACCAAGTTCACTGAATTGGGTGCATTGAATGTGGCTAATTTTTATCTGGTGTGGCGCGCCATCCGGTCACTTGATTTGGCTGATGCAGGAAATGAAAGAGAAAAAGAATTGTTCCGCTTTATTAATCCGCTCACCAAAAAATGGTCGGCTGAAACGGGTGTGTATATTACGAGAGAAAGCATGGAGCTGATGGGCGGAAACGGATACATTGAAGATTTTGTGATGCCCAAACTCATGCGCGATGTAATGGTGCTGCCTATTTGGGAAGGATCGGGAAACATTATTATTCTGGATATGCTGCGCGCCATGGCGAAATCAAAGGGCTTTGAAATTCTTTGTGAGGAAATTACCGAAAGCGCAAAAAGTAATTCTGAATTCGGCAGTTGGTTAAACGCAGAACTAATGCAACTAATTGCCTTCTCAGAAAAACTAAATGGTTTATCGCAGGATGAAAAAGAAGCGTCTGCTCAACTGTTTTTTGAAAAACTTACTTCACTCTATCAGATTTCACTACTGATTGATAATTTGAATGAAGAAAGCAAACAATGGATTTTACCATCCTTAAAATTCCTGAAAGAAAAATATCAGTCAACGGATGAATTGAAAGAAGTGAAACCGCTTTCGGCAGAGGAAGTGAAACAGTTAATTGCCTGGGAGTTTTGA